A genomic stretch from Mycobacterium malmoense includes:
- a CDS encoding WXG100 family type VII secretion target, with translation MTINYQFGDVDAHGATIRAQAASLEAEHQAIVRDVLAAGDFWGGSGSVACQEFITQLGRNFQVIYEQANAHGQKVQSAGSNMASTDSAVGSSWA, from the coding sequence ATGACGATCAATTACCAGTTCGGCGATGTGGACGCCCATGGCGCCACCATTCGTGCCCAGGCGGCTTCGTTGGAGGCCGAGCACCAGGCCATCGTTCGTGATGTGCTGGCCGCTGGGGACTTTTGGGGTGGCTCCGGGTCGGTGGCCTGCCAGGAGTTCATCACCCAGTTGGGCCGCAACTTTCAGGTGATCTACGAGCAGGCCAACGCCCACGGGCAAAAGGTGCAGTCCGCCGGCAGCAACATGGCCAGCACCGACAGCGCCGTCGGCTCCAGCTGGGCTTAA
- a CDS encoding PPE family protein has protein sequence MLDFGALPPEINSGRMYVGAGSGPLLAAAAAWDDLAGELQSTAASYGSTIQTLAAGPWTGPSSIAMAAAAAPYVAWINVTGAQAEQAATQAKVAAGAYETAFAATVPPPVIAANRALLMALIATNFLGQNTPVIAATEAQYMEMWAQDAAAMYTYAASSATASALTPFSEPPQTTNATAAPTQAAAVSETSSASGSNVGTQLSQLISSVPTTLQSLATTSPTSVSGLSLPPLPAGLTTDLTNWNTINSALTSIYSPFFGDSSLGGGPFLSFGQTYAYAQNGQGLAAFGVAKPITGALAPLTSGAAVNLSSAASGAAPVSGAMGKAALVGSMSVPQGWTEAAPAIRTLASVLPTNLAAAPTASLAGEGGVFGQMALSSLAGRAVAAGATYSPAAGAAAGTLGGVVAEADPAAATIIVIPALEE, from the coding sequence GTGTTGGATTTTGGGGCGTTGCCGCCGGAGATCAATTCGGGCCGGATGTACGTGGGTGCGGGATCCGGACCGTTGTTGGCGGCCGCGGCGGCGTGGGATGATTTGGCTGGAGAATTGCAGTCCACGGCGGCGTCGTATGGGTCGACGATTCAGACGTTGGCGGCGGGACCGTGGACCGGTCCGTCGTCGATAGCAATGGCAGCGGCGGCGGCGCCCTATGTGGCGTGGATAAACGTGACGGGCGCTCAGGCCGAGCAGGCGGCCACCCAAGCCAAGGTCGCGGCGGGCGCCTATGAGACGGCGTTTGCGGCCACGGTGCCGCCACCGGTGATCGCGGCCAATCGTGCCTTGTTGATGGCGCTGATCGCCACCAACTTCTTGGGCCAAAACACGCCGGTGATCGCGGCCACCGAGGCCCAGTACATGGAGATGTGGGCCCAGGATGCCGCCGCGATGTACACCTATGCGGCGTCGTCGGCGACGGCGTCGGCGCTGACACCGTTCAGCGAGCCACCGCAGACGACGAACGCGACGGCCGCGCCGACGCAGGCGGCTGCAGTTTCGGAGACTTCCAGCGCGTCTGGCTCGAACGTAGGTACGCAGCTGTCCCAGCTGATCTCCTCGGTGCCGACGACGCTGCAAAGCCTGGCGACGACCAGCCCAACGTCCGTATCGGGCTTGAGCTTGCCGCCCCTGCCAGCGGGGCTCACGACTGACTTGACAAACTGGAACACCATCAACTCGGCCCTCACGTCGATCTACTCGCCTTTCTTCGGGGATAGTTCCCTGGGCGGTGGCCCGTTCCTGTCGTTCGGGCAGACGTACGCCTACGCCCAAAACGGGCAGGGTCTCGCCGCCTTTGGGGTCGCGAAACCCATCACGGGGGCCTTGGCCCCGTTGACTAGCGGAGCGGCAGTAAACCTGAGTTCCGCGGCCTCCGGCGCGGCGCCGGTATCGGGAGCGATGGGAAAGGCCGCCCTGGTCGGGAGTATGTCGGTGCCCCAGGGCTGGACCGAAGCCGCGCCGGCGATCAGAACGCTCGCCTCCGTTTTGCCCACCAACCTGGCGGCCGCCCCCACCGCCTCGCTGGCCGGCGAGGGCGGCGTCTTTGGCCAGATGGCCCTGTCGAGCCTGGCCGGACGCGCCGTGGCCGCCGGTGCGACCTACTCCCCAGCCGCCGGTGCTGCGGCAGGGACACTTGGCGGCGTGGTCGCCGAGGCCGACCCGGCCGCGGCCACCATCATCGTGATCCCCGCCCTGGAGGAGTGA
- a CDS encoding PPE family protein: MFYAAFPPEFNSGRMYTGPGSGSLRSAAVAWEGLATELQSTASSYSSVISTLTSGPWTGPSSLAAAAAVAPYLTWMQGTAAQAAEAATQATAAAGAYETAFAAHVPPVEIAANRSQLASLVATNIFGQNTPAIAATETQYSEMWAQDALAMDSYVASSASATQVTPFTAAPQITNAGGLAGQAAAVAQAAATPAGSVASLAAAASEPLTTGNPLLQLGANIATGYTDFFNNIINTLVGPTWASTISEMYTALRTPLGYTTQYNWIGLAINLPVSQFLKFAPHPSALGAIPRDLLGGGLAAPHFGRGTLFNEVSGGMGNAGTLVGKLSVPPSWATATPAIRTVAAALSAAGPEAVPAAALGEGGLLSSMSLAGMLGSAVGAGAPTVVSAGARSRLKPIKELKDSTSPEKLKQLVAQISEKPESVQHHTVDQEGLDGLLEQLAKKPGIHAVHLSKGGKQKVVSSDAQLG, from the coding sequence ATGTTTTACGCAGCGTTCCCGCCGGAGTTCAACTCGGGCAGGATGTACACGGGCCCGGGATCGGGGTCATTGCGGTCCGCTGCGGTGGCCTGGGAAGGCCTGGCCACCGAATTGCAGTCCACAGCGTCTTCCTATTCATCGGTGATCTCGACCCTGACCAGCGGGCCATGGACGGGTCCGTCGTCGCTGGCCGCGGCGGCCGCAGTCGCACCCTACTTGACCTGGATGCAGGGCACCGCCGCCCAGGCCGCCGAAGCCGCGACCCAGGCCACCGCGGCCGCAGGCGCCTACGAGACGGCATTTGCCGCGCATGTGCCACCGGTGGAGATTGCCGCCAACCGCAGCCAACTGGCCTCGCTGGTGGCGACCAACATTTTCGGGCAGAACACCCCGGCAATCGCGGCCACCGAGACCCAATACTCCGAAATGTGGGCCCAAGACGCCCTGGCGATGGACAGCTACGTCGCCTCGTCGGCGTCCGCCACCCAGGTGACGCCATTTACCGCGGCACCGCAAATCACCAACGCCGGCGGGCTGGCCGGCCAGGCGGCAGCAGTGGCCCAAGCCGCTGCCACCCCGGCCGGCAGTGTGGCATCACTTGCCGCAGCGGCATCCGAACCCCTAACAACGGGCAACCCGCTGCTGCAACTGGGCGCAAACATTGCCACCGGCTACACAGATTTCTTCAACAACATCATAAACACCCTCGTGGGACCGACCTGGGCCTCGACCATTAGCGAGATGTACACGGCCTTAAGGACTCCGCTGGGCTATACCACGCAGTACAACTGGATCGGACTGGCCATCAACCTTCCCGTGTCCCAGTTCCTCAAGTTCGCCCCTCACCCGAGTGCGCTTGGCGCGATCCCGAGAGACTTGCTAGGAGGCGGGCTTGCGGCGCCACACTTTGGCCGGGGCACGCTGTTCAACGAGGTATCGGGCGGCATGGGAAATGCCGGCACATTGGTCGGAAAATTGTCAGTCCCGCCGAGCTGGGCGACGGCCACTCCGGCCATCAGGACGGTCGCTGCCGCATTGTCGGCAGCAGGGCCGGAGGCCGTGCCGGCCGCCGCGCTCGGCGAGGGCGGGCTGCTCAGTTCGATGTCTTTGGCAGGGATGCTCGGCAGCGCCGTCGGTGCGGGTGCTCCTACCGTGGTGAGCGCCGGCGCCCGAAGCCGTCTCAAGCCGATCAAAGAACTCAAAGACAGCACTTCGCCAGAGAAGCTGAAGCAGCTGGTGGCACAAATATCGGAGAAACCCGAAAGCGTGCAGCACCACACCGTCGACCAGGAGGGCCTCGATGGCCTGCTCGAGCAACTGGCCAAAAAACCCGGCATCCACGCGGTGCACCTGTCCAAAGGCGGCAAGCAAAAAGTCGTGTCGTCGGATGCGCAGTTGGGTTAG
- a CDS encoding DUF732 domain-containing protein, whose protein sequence is MKQLLAVLGVFAMIGLAAPAYADPDDGVADDAGFLAALDKVGISYPSPGQAIGAAHAVCTCLSNGESGLELVHDVKTHNSGFDMESASNFAMISAKFYCPQQLHKS, encoded by the coding sequence ATGAAACAGCTACTAGCGGTGCTCGGCGTTTTCGCCATGATCGGTCTGGCCGCGCCCGCGTACGCCGATCCTGACGACGGCGTCGCTGACGACGCAGGCTTCCTCGCCGCTCTGGACAAAGTCGGCATTAGCTACCCTAGTCCAGGCCAAGCTATTGGGGCTGCCCATGCGGTATGCACGTGCTTGAGTAACGGCGAATCGGGCCTGGAGCTAGTTCACGACGTGAAAACCCACAACAGCGGATTCGACATGGAAAGCGCATCCAATTTCGCAATGATTTCAGCGAAATTCTATTGCCCCCAACAACTCCACAAGAGCTGA
- a CDS encoding MgtC/SapB family protein gives MQTLSVADFALRLAAGVGCGALIGLERQWRARRAGLRTNALVAGGATLFVLYAAATADSSPTRVASYVVSGIGFLGGGVILREGVNVRGLNTAATLWCSAAIGVLAASGHLVFTLIGTGTVIAIHVFGRPLGRIIDRDNAADEDESLQPYLVQVLCRPKFEKYARAQIVQHASSNDMTLRGIHTGQASGDEITLSAHLLMDGHTPARLERLVAELSLQPGVRAVQWHAGDTAQSDDRR, from the coding sequence ATGCAGACGCTGAGCGTCGCCGACTTCGCGCTCCGGCTAGCCGCAGGCGTGGGTTGCGGCGCCCTCATCGGCCTGGAGCGGCAATGGCGGGCCCGGAGGGCTGGCCTGCGCACCAACGCACTAGTCGCAGGCGGCGCGACCTTATTCGTGCTGTACGCGGCCGCCACCGCGGACAGCAGCCCCACCCGCGTCGCGTCGTATGTGGTATCCGGCATCGGGTTTCTGGGCGGCGGGGTGATCCTGCGTGAGGGCGTCAACGTCCGTGGCCTCAATACCGCGGCCACCCTGTGGTGCTCGGCGGCGATAGGTGTGCTGGCCGCGTCCGGACACTTGGTATTCACGTTGATTGGCACCGGCACCGTCATCGCCATCCACGTGTTCGGGCGTCCACTAGGCCGAATAATCGACCGCGACAACGCCGCCGACGAAGACGAAAGCCTGCAGCCCTACCTGGTGCAGGTCCTTTGTCGCCCCAAATTCGAAAAATACGCACGCGCCCAGATCGTGCAACACGCCAGTAGCAACGATATGACGCTGCGCGGTATCCATACCGGGCAGGCCAGCGGAGACGAGATCACCTTGAGCGCGCATTTGCTCATGGACGGCCACACCCCAGCCCGGCTGGAGCGATTGGTGGCGGAGCTGTCCCTGCAACCGGGGGTTCGCGCGGTGCAGTGGCACGCCGGTGATACAGCGCAGTCAGACGATCGTCGCTAA
- a CDS encoding zinc ribbon domain-containing protein translates to MVSPSSPTHEGSRRPATVIATLMPHMAAGRHHVYRNGTALALLAALVAAGLGSLSVALVLTAVALPAMVLIYVHDHRLWRDEPLTVIVVTFGLSLLLGVGVGLLETHFIRLVAAAPTGYHLPPVSRILELGVFVPVVALVAVMVAPLLVSARPAFRHPMDAVVACSLSGAALSFGLSVVIERGAFAHVQATAGDPAHVAFIALTLGFLQPIVLATAATVAVLGLRRWGINPVAGVMEGLALLVAYELATTLLQPYGARGIVLTTLVAFVLAGAGLMAARDGLHAAMLADGQGGPDAGNTEGAGPVDHRLHAAVVAAIIAVVVLIAAAVTVAVVWGGASTHPTPSPPGRSGGIVSGAAAAIHPTMSQRDGSPLGNVDLASTTTSLAVGPATAIDLGNGVTLTPAPRWTIFQQGPGWAVLLSDGEDATMYVDVGKAKTPEINQEATQLINAAIQKGGMTNVQQNPLGSAQTVQGKNFQQVLQISYTASVQTDLGTQQEYGTWATLFNPSTQIAGFVELFGYSPQDFQAAVPDGKSMLASMF, encoded by the coding sequence ATGGTTAGCCCGAGTAGCCCGACGCATGAGGGCTCGCGCCGGCCGGCGACGGTGATCGCGACGTTGATGCCGCATATGGCGGCGGGCCGTCATCATGTGTATCGCAATGGGACCGCGCTGGCGTTGCTGGCGGCGTTGGTGGCGGCCGGGTTGGGGTCATTGTCGGTGGCGTTGGTGTTGACGGCGGTGGCGTTGCCGGCGATGGTGTTGATCTACGTCCATGATCACCGGCTATGGCGTGATGAGCCGCTTACCGTCATCGTCGTGACGTTTGGGCTCTCGCTGCTGCTCGGTGTTGGCGTGGGACTGCTGGAAACGCATTTCATTCGCCTGGTGGCGGCGGCCCCTACCGGGTATCACCTGCCGCCGGTTTCTCGGATTCTTGAGTTGGGTGTGTTCGTGCCGGTGGTGGCTTTAGTGGCCGTGATGGTTGCCCCGTTGTTGGTCAGCGCGCGGCCCGCGTTTCGTCATCCGATGGATGCGGTGGTGGCGTGTTCGCTTAGCGGTGCCGCGTTGTCGTTTGGTCTCAGCGTGGTTATCGAGCGTGGGGCGTTTGCTCATGTGCAGGCTACGGCGGGGGATCCGGCGCACGTGGCGTTCATTGCGTTGACGTTGGGGTTCTTGCAACCGATCGTGTTGGCCACCGCGGCGACGGTGGCGGTGTTGGGGTTACGCCGCTGGGGGATTAACCCGGTGGCGGGTGTGATGGAGGGCCTAGCGCTGTTGGTCGCCTACGAGTTGGCCACCACGTTGTTGCAGCCGTATGGCGCCCGGGGGATTGTGTTGACCACGCTGGTGGCGTTTGTGCTGGCGGGGGCGGGGTTGATGGCGGCCCGCGACGGGTTGCACGCCGCGATGCTCGCCGACGGGCAGGGCGGCCCAGATGCAGGCAACACGGAAGGGGCCGGTCCTGTTGATCACCGATTGCATGCTGCGGTGGTGGCCGCGATCATCGCCGTGGTGGTGCTGATCGCTGCGGCGGTGACCGTGGCGGTGGTATGGGGCGGCGCCTCAACGCATCCCACGCCATCTCCACCCGGGCGCAGCGGCGGCATCGTTTCTGGCGCAGCCGCCGCGATCCACCCCACCATGAGCCAGCGCGACGGTAGCCCTTTGGGCAATGTGGATTTGGCGTCGACCACCACATCGCTGGCGGTCGGGCCCGCCACCGCCATCGACTTGGGAAACGGAGTCACGCTGACGCCGGCTCCCCGCTGGACAATCTTCCAGCAAGGCCCGGGGTGGGCGGTCCTTCTCAGTGACGGTGAAGACGCGACGATGTACGTCGATGTCGGTAAGGCAAAGACGCCGGAGATCAATCAGGAAGCAACCCAGTTGATCAATGCTGCCATCCAAAAGGGGGGAATGACCAATGTGCAGCAGAATCCCCTAGGGTCAGCACAGACGGTGCAGGGCAAGAACTTCCAGCAGGTGCTTCAGATTTCCTACACGGCCAGTGTCCAAACCGACTTGGGCACGCAGCAGGAATACGGGACATGGGCGACGCTGTTCAATCCCTCAACCCAAATAGCAGGCTTCGTGGAACTTTTCGGTTACAGCCCGCAGGACTTTCAAGCGGCAGTACCCGACGGCAAAAGCATGCTTGCCTCGATGTTTTAG